From a single Deltaproteobacteria bacterium genomic region:
- a CDS encoding transcriptional repressor, whose amino-acid sequence MNYINKEMIEQRVHEFIERSKDLGLKVTPQRIAIYRELASTNQHPSTENIYKKIKDYYPNISLTTIYRTLETFEKLGLISVVNVLYNAARYDANLDPHHHVVCTECKKVEDFYDESLSNLDVSDMTMNGYRIKGYSMLLNGLCKDCRDE is encoded by the coding sequence ATGAATTACATAAATAAAGAAATGATAGAACAAAGGGTGCACGAGTTTATCGAGCGCAGCAAGGACCTGGGCCTGAAAGTCACACCCCAGAGGATTGCCATATACAGGGAGCTCGCCAGCACCAACCAGCATCCGAGCACGGAGAATATCTACAAGAAGATAAAAGATTACTACCCTAACATATCTCTGACAACAATTTACAGGACCCTCGAGACGTTCGAGAAACTGGGTTTGATCTCGGTTGTGAACGTTCTTTACAACGCGGCGCGCTACGACGCGAACCTCGACCCGCACCACCACGTCGTCTGTACGGAGTGCAAAAAAGTAGAGGACTTTTACGATGAGTCCCTGTCGAACCTCGATGTATCGGACATGACTATGAATGGCTACCGTATTAAGGGCTATTCGATGCTTCTTAACGGTCTTTGCAAAGACTGCAGGGACGAATAA